One Microlunatus soli genomic window carries:
- a CDS encoding alpha-amylase family protein: MINELMINNAIVPTPQPDAVFVQDDIDDRLAAAVAAGNRWTLGRTVVDLGTTGNDHDPAGLTIGLRTSGEVSRIVLRWRRRSPATMTVSGDAWERSYGELGWERLRPERVLPWYWTGWDEPSGAVIGAGVDVRPSAFCFWTVDPQGISLWLDVRNGGSALVPGDREIALATVRWIDSVDRSPQQAQRDLVDAMAGRRSAGLLPQQPLVGANNWYYAYGVGFDREAVLGDARTVVELADRHPVRPYSVIDDGWNAGGPGSGGPWDEGIPGIFDDMAEVAAEITAIGARPGLWFRPLRSRAESDRGLAIPRPDRDREVTLDPTRPEVLDRVTDDLRRFRGWGYELIKHDFSSYDIFGRFGPAMGAELTVAGWSFADRSRTNAEIINTFYDVIREAADSALLLGCNTIGHLAAGVVDAQRTGDDTSGRDWERTRRMGVNTLAHRLVQHRRLFTVDADCVPCTPQVPWQLNRQFLDLVARSGTALFVSIDPRSRTEQTDADLAAALRIALDGGDAGDGCGPDSVQAIDGTYSSTPADWCFGELRRHYDWADAPGTSPFLG; the protein is encoded by the coding sequence ATGATCAACGAGTTGATGATCAACAACGCGATCGTCCCGACGCCGCAACCGGACGCGGTCTTCGTCCAGGACGACATCGACGACCGATTGGCGGCAGCGGTTGCTGCGGGCAACCGCTGGACCCTGGGTCGTACGGTCGTCGATCTCGGCACAACCGGTAATGATCATGATCCGGCCGGTCTGACGATCGGCCTGCGGACCTCCGGCGAGGTGTCCAGGATCGTTCTCCGGTGGCGGCGGCGGTCACCGGCGACGATGACGGTCAGCGGCGACGCGTGGGAACGCTCCTACGGCGAGCTCGGCTGGGAGCGGCTGCGTCCCGAACGTGTCCTGCCGTGGTACTGGACCGGATGGGACGAGCCGTCCGGTGCCGTGATCGGTGCCGGGGTCGACGTCCGCCCGTCGGCCTTCTGCTTCTGGACGGTCGATCCGCAGGGCATCTCGTTGTGGCTCGACGTCCGCAACGGCGGATCCGCTCTGGTCCCCGGTGATCGCGAGATCGCGTTGGCGACAGTGCGTTGGATCGACAGCGTCGACCGGTCCCCGCAGCAGGCACAGCGCGATCTGGTCGATGCGATGGCCGGACGCCGGTCGGCCGGCCTGTTGCCGCAGCAGCCGCTGGTCGGGGCCAACAACTGGTATTACGCCTACGGCGTCGGCTTCGACCGCGAGGCGGTGCTCGGCGACGCCCGGACCGTGGTCGAACTGGCGGACCGACACCCGGTCCGGCCGTACAGCGTGATCGACGACGGCTGGAACGCCGGCGGGCCCGGCTCCGGCGGTCCCTGGGACGAAGGCATTCCAGGAATCTTCGACGACATGGCCGAGGTGGCAGCCGAGATCACCGCCATCGGCGCCCGCCCCGGCTTGTGGTTCCGCCCGTTGCGGTCCCGGGCCGAGTCCGACCGCGGGCTGGCGATCCCGCGGCCGGATCGGGATCGTGAGGTGACCCTCGACCCGACCCGTCCGGAGGTGCTGGACCGGGTCACCGATGATCTTCGTCGGTTCCGCGGCTGGGGTTATGAGTTGATCAAGCACGACTTCAGCAGCTACGACATCTTCGGCCGGTTCGGTCCGGCGATGGGTGCCGAGCTGACCGTTGCGGGCTGGTCGTTCGCAGATCGCAGCCGGACCAACGCCGAGATCATCAACACCTTCTACGACGTGATCCGGGAGGCGGCCGATTCGGCGCTGCTGCTGGGCTGCAACACGATCGGTCATCTGGCGGCCGGTGTGGTGGACGCCCAACGGACCGGTGACGACACGTCGGGACGGGACTGGGAACGCACCCGACGGATGGGGGTGAACACGCTGGCTCATCGGCTGGTCCAGCATCGCCGACTCTTCACCGTGGATGCCGATTGCGTGCCGTGCACGCCGCAGGTCCCGTGGCAGCTGAACCGTCAGTTCCTGGATCTGGTGGCGCGTTCCGGAACGGCCCTGTTCGTGTCGATCGACCCGCGGTCCCGGACCGAGCAGACCGACGCCGACCTGGCCGCCGCGCTGCGGATCGCACTGGACGGCGGAGACGCAGGGGACGGCTGCG